The genomic region GATGGCGCCGCGTTCCATTCATCTTAAAGACGGAAAAATCATCTCCGACACGGCAGATAATTTTTTAGAAAATCAATAACCCCGACGCAAGTATAGGGGTACAGTGCTCAACGTTTCGCACGGTATGGGATATCCGGCACGGATGCCGGTTGTTCCAAACAGGAACGAGTTTTTTACCTTGCAAAAAACTCGCAGTCAAAAATGTACAAGGATGTACATTTTTGACGAGGTGGTTGCGTCGGGTTTAATACCCTTCTTGACTTTATTAATGTGCGCACTTACACTGTGTTTATAGAGGAGTGTTTATGAAAAATATAACGCTATCAATTGATGAAACTGTTTTACAGGCTGGGCGAGAATATGCCAAGAGACATAACATCTCATTTAATTTTCTTGTAAGAAAACTTGTTGAGCAAACGGTTATTCCCCACAAAGATAACTGGCTTTATGATACTTTTTCGCTTATGGATACATTAAATGCAACATCAAGTGATGAGAAATGGACAAGGGAAGAATTATATCGTGTCTAAAATATTTATTGATACAAATATACTTGTTTATACCCTTGATTCAAAAGATTCATATAAGCAAGCAAAAGCGCGGAAAATAATGGAAAAAGTTGTAAACTTACATCAGCCGGTAATATCAACACAAGTACTCAAAGAATTCTATGTAGTTGCAACAACGAAATTAAAAGCAGATCGAATAATTGTTAAAAATATTATACACAATTTTTGCAATATTGAAATTGTTCAAAATGACTTAGAATTGATAGAGCAAGCAATAGATATTAGTGTAATTTTACAATTATCGTTTTGGGATTCATTGATAGTAGCTGCTGCTGAAAAAGCAAAATGTGAATATATTATTTCTGAAGATTTAAATTCGGGACAAACATATCGCGGAGTAATGGTAATAAATCCATTTAAAGAAGATGTTTTCTAACGCCCGCTTCAACCTGACATTGCTATGTACTTTAACCGTTTCTTGTAACACCATTTTTCCTGTGGAAGTTGCAGCTTTGCTGACTTATATATGCTATACTAATACAACAAAAGTCGATACTTAGAGAATTTGACTGTGACATTGAGATATTAAATGAATTTTTAACGCGATATGCAATCAAATCACCTAACACGCGCTTCAACCTGACATTACTCTTACGACGATGCAGGTTAAACGAATGTCAGGAGGACGCCCGACTGGGGCGCTTGGAGGAAAAATGTTATTTGTATTTGATTTAGATGGAACTTTATTAAATTCTAAAAAAGAAATATCTGAATCTAATAAAAAAGCTGTTCAGAAACTTTATTTAGCCGGTCATAAAATTGTAATAGCAACGGCTCGTCCTCCGAGAAGCATAGATTCTAAGATTAAGAAAATTGGAGTTTCAACAGATAATATTTATTATAATGGCGCTCTTGTCCGTTGTTTTGATGGCGTAACTTTTTCTCATTTTATAGAAAAAAATATCTTTAAAGAAGTTTTTTATTACATAAAAGAAAATGATAAATCTGCCGTGATTTCTATCGAAGATAATGATACATGGTTTTCGTGTTTTAATTTTGATTTTAAGAATTTTTATTCTGTAAAGGATGCTCCTGAAATTATCACTGAGGCAGAATTACTTCAAAAAAATCCGAACAAGATATTGATAAATTCTTATTCGAATTTAAATTATTTAAATGAAAAATTTAATAACATTTGTAATATAATAGAGACGGATTCCAAGACACTGATTCAAATAATGAATAAGAATGCATCAAAAGAGAAATCAATTAATGAGATTTCTAAAAAATATAAAATCAGTTCTAATGATATATATTGTTTTGGTGATGATTTCAATGATATTGAAATGTTCAAATTTTATAAAAATACCGTGGCAATGGGAAATGCAATTAGTGAATTGAAAACAATTGCAAAGTTTGTTACTGAGACAAATGATAATGATGGCATTGCTAAATTTCTTGTTGAGAAAGGATTTATCGCCTAACATCCGCTTCAACATGGCCTTGCCTTTGGCAATGCAGATTATGCAAATGTTAGGCGGGACGTTTTCTAGGAGAACCTATGAGATTACATATACAACACATACGGGATGGCGCTCATGTTTGAAGATATCCTTTCAGCCTTGCAGAATTTCCGGCACAATAAAATGCGCACGATGAAACCAAGAAAAGTTTTGCTGCTTTGCTGACTTATACTGCCTAGCTTTTTATGCTATACTAATACCATGTTGGACGGACGGGGCAGGGCACCGTTGAGGAGAAACAGAAAGTGAAAAGGGCATCTCTAGAAAACTTGAGTTTTTTAGAGGTTCCCGGAAATATGTTTTATCAATTGTCAACTTAGTTGAGCAATTTTATGAAAAGGAATTATGTACTTTACTTGTAATTTTTCATTGGGAGGGTGGTCGTATGGAATATGCTACAATTCAGATAACAGTTCCAAAGGATATGAAAACTTATTTTACCGACAATTATAGCTGTGAATCAAATGGAGATCTTGAGCGAAATGCACTCCTTTTATATCCCTATGTCTACAAAAATATCATTTCTCATGGTCGTGCAGCTGAAATTTTGGGAATTAAAAAACTTGATTTGATTGATTTATATGATGGTATGGGATTCCCGTATTTTGATATGGATATAACTGATATTATGCAAGATATTCAAACATTTCGTTCTCTTAAGAAAGTAAAGACATGATAGTAATTTCAGATACTACACCAGTTATTTCATTTTTAAAGATTGATCGTTTGGATTTACTTAAAACACTTTTTGAAGTTGTTCAAATTCCGAGAAGTGTTTTTGCAGAACTTATAGGAAATACTAAATATAGAGATGAAGCAGAAATAATAAAAAAGAGTCCTTTTATTCAAGTGATAGACAATATAGACGAGAATTATGTTTCACTTCTTCGCCGTTCTACCGGTCTTGATTTAGGTGAGAGTGAAGCAATTTACCTTTCGGATAATAAAAAAGCGGATTTACTTTTAATGGACGAAGTAAGAGGGCGTGAAGTTGCAATTCACATGGGTATTAAAATTATGGGAACGATCGGAATTTTAGGACTTGCTTATGAAGATTCTCTTATTTCAAAAGAAGAAATCAAACAAGCTATAGACATTTTGAGAGACTCCGGTCGGCATATCAGCGAACGACTTTATGAACAATTATTACATTTTATTCAAAGAAGCTAATAATTGTCTAACACCCGCTTCTTGTAACGTCATTTTTCCTGTGGAAAAGGATTTGACCGGCAGATATTGATATTACGAATTTTCTAGGAGAACCTATGAGATTACATATACAACACATACGGGATGGCGCCCATGTTTGAAGACATCCTTTCAGCATTGCAGAACTTCCGGCACAATAAGATGCGCACGCTCCTTTCGCTTTTAGGGATTATGATTGGTGTATGCTCGGTTGTTATTACGATGAATTTAAGCCGTTCGCTGGAGGCAAGCGTTGCTTTGGTGTTTAAGGATTTCAGCAGTTCGATAGTAGCCGTGTGGCCTTCGTCGTGGCGGAATTCTGCGATTACTTTTAACGACCGCTATGCCGATATGCTGAAAAAAAAGATACCGCAGATAAAACGCGTTTTTTGGTTTGATTCGTTTAATGCCGCGGTCATGCGTGGCCGCCTGAACGCCGGCACGAAGGAATGTTTCGGTGTAGAATACGGGTATATGGAAGCGCAGAAATGGCATCTTGAATACGGCACGGGATTTACCGCTTCGGATTTTATGAGCGGTGCGCAGAAGGTTATTATCGGGGAAGATATTGCCAAAGGCCTATTTCCGGAAGGAAGCGCCGTAGGTAAAACGCTGACGCTGTCGGTGGACAATGGAAATGCTGCGCCGCTCCTTTTTACGTGTACGGTTATCGGCGTGCTCAAAACAAAACAGACGACGGTAGGGCAGATGCAGCGGTTTGTATTGATACCGCATTCATTTATAAGGCTGCAATTCGGCCGAAAGGAAGCTGACTCGGTTGATGTTGAATTGTACGATACCGTAATGGATATCGAAGCTGTTGAAGAGGCGATTAAAGCAGCCTCCGACGAATATGCAAACAGTAAAAATGCGGTACGGATATGGTCGGCGCAGTCGATGCAAAAACAGGTTCAGAGCAGTCTTGCGATGATTGCCGCCGTGCTGTCCGGTATTGCAGGGCTTTCACTGTTGATAGGCGGTGTCGGTATTATGAATATCATGCTCGTAACGGTTGCGGAGCGGCGGCAGGAAATCGGCATCCGTAAAGCAATCGGCGCTACGACGGGGGCTATCCTTTCGCAGTTCTTAACGGAATCGGCAGCTATCAGTATTGTTGGCGGCGGTATCGGTCTTGCAGCAGGTTTTTTAATCAGTCTTGTTGCCGTTACGCCCATTTTATCTCAGTTTTCAGGCGGTAGCGACGTTGTGTTATCGTTCAATATGCGGGGTGCGTTGATGGCGTTTTTGATTTCTGCAGGAGCAGGTATTTTCTTCGGGCTGTACCCCGCATGGCAGGCCGGCAAACTCGATCCCGTCAAGGCGCTGGAAGAAACGTAAACACGGTACTTCCATGTACCGTGTTTACGTCCTGTTTTGCGCTTATGCAAAACAGGTTACTGCTGTATATCACCGACATCCATGTCGGTACTGATTAAGGAATAAGTATGCTGGAAGATTTTATCAATGCATTCGGCAATTTCCGCAGCAAAAAATTGCGGACGGTACTGTCCCTGTTGGGCATTGCAATCGGCGTTACCGTTGTGACGGTTATCAGCAATATCGGAAGCTCTATGAAGGTAAGCATGGCGAAGTTATTCAATCTTGATACGATGAATATGATTCAAATTGAGCCTCGCTGGGATTTTGATAAACAAAAGTATCATATCAAGCTGACTGAAAAATACCGTAACGCATTAGAGAAAAATGTACCGCTCGTAAAAGACGTATTTTATTCAGGCCTTTTCAACGCAACGGTTTCACATAATTCGTTTTATCTGAAAAATCAGCGGATAGTCGGTATTGAATACGGTGCGCTTGAAGCAAACGGGTACGAATGGTCTTATGGGAAAAGCTTTAGTCTTGATGATTTTGCAAACCGGCGGCACAAGATTATTCTGGTTGAAGATGAAGCGAAGGTGCTATTCCCCGAAGGAAACGCTATCGGGAAAAGAGTTACGCTTACCGTTCCGTATAATCAGGGGCGCCAGTTTATTCCATTTTCGTTTGAGGTATGCGGTGTTGTAAAGCCGCGCAATCGGTTTTCCAGTATCGGTTCTTTTATGGTGCCACGTTCATTTGTTACAGAGGATATGGGTATCGGTAAAAATGATTCCGATCTCGCTTCGGTGCAGATTTACGATCCGGCATATATTGACAAAGCAACGGCGCAGATAAAGGCGTTTTCCGATTCGTTTGCAAAAGCTGAAAACACCTTATGGACGTTTTCGGAAAAAGATATACTGAATCAAATCAATTCGCAAATCGCTCTTATCAGCGTGGTGCTTACCGTGATTGCGGTTATGTCGCTTCTGGTCGGCGGCATTAACATTATGAATATTATGCTGGTTACCGTAACGGAACGAAAAAAGGAAATCGGAATCCGCAAGGCGCTCGGCGCAAGTGAAGCGGTAATACGCAATCAGTTTTTAGTTGAGTCCGCGACGTTGAGTTTGACGGGCGGGATATTCGGTATGTTGCTTGGAGGAGGGCTTAGCATGCTTTTGGTACAAACGGTTTTTCAGTCCGACAACTTCAAGATGGTCTTTAGCCCGAATATTAGCGGTTCGGTTATTGCATTTGCCGTGTCCATAACCATCGGTATTTTCTTCGGTCTCCGCCCTGCAGTTAAAGCCGCGCGGCTCGATCCGGTTAAAGCCTTGGCGGATTGATTGATGATTCGGGTGGATTTGTGACAAGCGCAAATCTCGTGCCTGTATGAAACCACCGCCATCCATGGCGGTACTGATACGTGTTATCGTGAAAATCATAACTGCCTGGCTTTTATCTTAGAACCATCCTTGGAAATAAAGCGGGTTCTTAGGGCAGAGCCCTAAGTCGCCGTTTTTCTTTAGATGGGGTCATAGGGGAAGACTTTTCTTTTTATCGAAAAAAAAGAAAAGTCTTCCCCTAATTGATTTTGAATTTTCCCACCTCTTGCGCAAGATGATCAATACTGGTTTTATTTTGCTCTGTAATAGAAACAACCTCTTCTACAGCATCGGTTATTTGCTCTGCGCCGGAGGCTATTTCGGTCATACTGTCGGTTGTTTCCCGTGTAATTTCCGCCAATTTTTGCATCTCTTCGGCAATTTGCTTACCGCCTTCAAGCATTTCTATGGAAGCGGTGCTTACATCTTTCGTCACCTTATTGATAGTCTCGATAGCCGATAAAACTTGCGTACCGTTTTCTTCCTGTTCCCGCATAAGGTCTACAATCGAATCTTCTTTCTCCGAAATGTTACTGATAAGTCCATAAACATCGGTAAAAGTTTTCTCCGCTTGTATACCCGCCTCTGAAACTTGCGCGATAATTTCGGTTGATTCTTTTATAACCGCGCCGATCTGTTTTCCCTGCATATTGGATTCTTCGGCTAGTTTTCTAATTTCATCGGCAACGACGGCAAACCCTTTGCCCGATTCTCCGGCATGGGCAGCTTCAATTGCGGCGTTCATCGCTAAAAGATTTGTTTGGCTGGCGATATTTTGAATGACCTGACTCGCTTCCAGCAGCGCTTCCGATCGTTCCGCAATTTTCTTGACAAACTCATTTGCTGCCCGTGCCCCGTCTGTTCCCGCTTTCATTTGACCGTATACGGTTTTAATCAATTCATCATTTTGTGAAAGTATTTTATTAATACGAAGCATATTTTCCGCAGTGCGTGTTATTAACGCCGAAGACTGCGTAATACTTTCCGACTGCCTTGTAATCCCTTCAACAAGCAGGTTTAATTTTCCTTGAATCTGCTCACCGGCTGCAGCTGTTTCCGTTACACCGGCTGCTTGCATTAACGCTTTTTCCTTTACCGTTGTGGCATTGCTACTTATCTGTTTTACCGCGGCAGCCGTTTCTTCCATATTGCTTGATAAGTCGGAACCGATCGCCGTCATTTTATCGGCTTCTTCTTTTAAAACGGTCAACATAGTGTGGGTATGTTCTATCGCCATATTCAAATTTGTCATAAGCCGCCCGATTTCGTTATTACGTTTTACCGCTACGCGATCGGTAAGATCTCCCGCCGCAATTTTTTCAAACATAGATTCAAGTCTCGCAAAATACCGCTTTAGTGCACGGGCAGCGATAATCGCCAATGTGAAATATATAACAAACATCAACAGCCCGATGAGAATCATAATTCTGACTAGCGCATAAAACAACGAAAGGATTTCCCTTTGTTCCACAATGACAATAAGCTTCCATCTTAATTCGGGAAACGGAAAGATATAAGCTTTTCTCTGTTTTCCGTCCAATGTAATAAAAACGGAACCTTCCTTTTTTTGAGTGATTTTCGCGAAAGCGGCATCGACATCACTTAGGTTCTTAGAAATGAATGCACTATGGGCTGCATCCGCTAAAATCATCCCGTCATCTTGCACGAGCATACAGTATCCCGTATTCCCTATTTTGACACTGCTGATAAATGATGTTAAATCAGACAAATTAATATCAACACCGACACATCCTAATAATGTACCGTTACCGTCTTTTATAGCCTTTGCGACCGCTACGACAGGAGTACCATCTGTAGCAATATATACCGGTGTGATAACTATAGCTCCATTTGCTTCGGCGGCTTGTTTATACCATGATCTTTGGCGAGGATCATACCCTAGCTCGTCTTCCCCAGACCATGAAGTTGCAATTCCTCCCCATCGAGTCCCCATATAGACATCTTGGAATTCGGAGAAGCTTTCCTCTATAGCTTTAAACAACGTTACAAGCTCCTGTTCCGTTTTTCCAGTATGCGTATATATTCTTCCCGATTTTTGTGCTTCTATCGTATAATTATAAATAGTATCATCGGCTCCTCGTACAGCAGGATGCGAAGCAAGCATGGTAACAACATTCTCACCCTTTTGCATGAGGAGGTTGATCGATTTCTCAACGTTGAAAAATTGCTGAGCGGTAAACTCGTTAAACAATGCAGTATTTCTTTTGTAAAGTTCATAACCGACAACTGCACTAATAAAACCGATAATCGAAATGATCGTTATAGTGATCGCACGTAAAAGTCTAAAACGAATTGAAAGTGCTTTTTTCATTATGGTGTCTCCAATTGCTAATTGGTAATGGTAACTAATACATTTATTAATATGATCTCTGAATAATTCTTTATATTATATACTATAGTTAACAAATCCGTCAACTTGCTCAGGCAACGTTGCTGGCAGAACCATACACTTGCTCAAAAAGATAAAACTTTCTATAATAGTGAACTATCATTTTCTTAAAAAGTGATTAGGAGAAAAATATGGAAACCCGAAGCCGTTATGCCCCGTCTCCGACAGGATTTCAGCACATTGGCGGAGTACGTACCGCGTTATTTAATTATCTTTTTTCCCGCGCTACCGGCGGAAAATTCATCTTGCGTATAGAAGATACCGACCAAACCCGCTATGCCGCCGAATATGAAACAAATCTTTACGATACCCTTGACTGGCTTGGAATTGACTGGGATGAAGGCGGCTCCCGCGGCGGTCCGTATGCCCCCTATATTCAGTCTCAACGTTCCGAATTATACCGCGAGTATGCGGATAAACTCGTCAAAAGCGGTCATGCCTATTATTGTTTTTGCGATGAAGAACGGCTCGAACGCATCAGAAAAATTCAAACCATGAATAAAATGCCTCCGGGATATGACCGGCACTGCCGCAATTTAACGCAGGAAGAAATCGATGCGAATATCGCAGCGGGAAAGCCCTATGTTATCCGCCTCAAGGTGCCGCTTGAAGGAACAACGGTATTCCACGATGTCCTTCTCGGTACAATCGAGTGGAAAAACGAAGACATCAACCCCGATCCCATCTTGCTGAAAAGCGACGGCTTCCCCACCTATCATTTGGCGAACGTTGTCGATGATCACTTAATGAAGATTACGCATGTTATGCGTGCGCAGGAATGGGTACCCTCAACGCCGATGCATGTTATTATGTATAAAGCGTTCGGCTGGGAACATCCCGATTTTTGCCATTTGCCGATGGTTATGGGGAATGACGGGCATAAGCTTTCTAAACGGCATGGTGCGACCAGCTGTAACGAATTCCGCAACAACGGCTATTTAAAAGAAGCGATTATCAACTATGTTGCGATGCTCGGTTGCTCTTATGAGGAAGGGCGAGATATGTTCTCGCTCCAGGAATTGGGTGAACGCTTTAATCCCGAACACATCAACAAGGCTCCGGCGATTTTCGACTATAAAAAGTTGGAATGGTTTAACGGGCAGTATATGCGGCTTAAAACCGATGAAGAACTCTTTGAGTTAACATGGCCGTTTATTGCGAACTCCGGTATCTTCGGTGAGCAGGATCAAAAAGCTCGTGAAGCAGCCGGATTACGTTTTGTCGACCAGACGCTGCTTAAACCTACCGATGAACAAAAGGCAATGCTGATGAAGGTGATGCCGTTGATTAAAGAACGCCTCCACTTTTTAACGGAAGCCCCGCAAATGGTGCGCTTCCTCTTCGAAGAGCCGGCAGTTCCGCCTGCAGAAGAGATTATCCCCAAAAAGTTGGATGCAGAAAAGACGCGGGCTGTGCTGGAGAAAGCAAAAACCGTATTACCCTCAATTGCAAACCTTGATGAACACGCTGCAAGCGAGGTGTTCCGCGCGGAAGCAGAAGCGACGGGCGTTAAATTGGGCGACTTTATGATGCCGATGCGTATGGCAATTACCGGCAGCCGCGTAAGTCCGCCGCTGGTCGGTTCGATACAGATCTTAGGTATAGATCGTTCTATTGCCCGCATCGAAAAAACTTTGAAAGAACGGTTTAACTTCGGCTGCTGATATGGCGCAGCCTCGTTAACCGCGAGTTCCGGCAGATGCCTTTAATAACCAAACGAGGAGTTTACAGTATGGAAGATCACGCAATTTCAATGGAAAAAATCGTCAGCCTATGCAAAAGGCGCGGCTTTGTGTTTCAGTCTTCTGAAATTTACGGAGGACAGAACGGGGCATGGGATTACGGTCCGCTCGGTGTTGAATTAAAAAACAATATCGCCCGCGCATGGTGGAAGGAAATGACCCAGCTGCACAACTCAATTGTCGGTATCGACGCAGCTATTTTGATGCACCCGCGCGTGTGGGAAGCATCGGGACATGTGGAAAACTTTACCGATCCGCTGGTTGACTGTAAGAAGTGTAAAGCACGCTTCCGTGCCGACCAGATTGATCAGAACAAGTTAGCAAAAAAAGAATGTCCCGACTGCGGCGGCGAGCTTACCGATGTACGAAAGTTCAATTTAATGTTTAAAACCCATATCGGGCCGACGGACGATAACAGCAACCTCATCTACTTACGCCCCGAAACCGCACAGGGTATTTACGTGAATTATAAAAACGTTGCGCAAGCCAACCGTATGAAAATCCCTTTCGGTATTGCGCAGATCGGTAAGGCATTCAGAAACGAAATTGTAACGAAAAACTTTATCTTCCGTACCTGCGAGTTTGAGCAGATGGAAATGCAGTTTTTTGTAAAGCCCGGTACCGACGACGAATGGTTCAACTACTGGCGTGAACAGCGGTGGGCGTTCTACAAAAAGCACGGTGTCCGCATGGATAAGTTGCGCTGGCATCAGCATGGCCCGGATGAGCTTGCTCACTATGCAAAAGACGCCTACGATATTGAATATGAATTCCCGATGGGCTTTAAAGAGCTTGAAGGCGTACACAACCGCACCAATTTTGACCTGACCCGCCATACCGAATATTCCGGTAAGGATATGCAGTATATTGATCAGGATAACGGCAACGAACGGTATATTCCGTACATCATCGAAACCTCAGCCGGTTTAACCCGCAACCTCTTAATGTTCCTCTGCGATGCGTACGAAGAGCAAAAAGTTGCCGACAAAGGCAATGATGACGATTGGCGAACCGTGTTGCATTTCCATCCGGTTATTGCGCCGATTACCGTAGCAGTGTTACCTTTGATGAAAAAAGACGGCCTTGCGGAGCTTGCACAGGATATTCAAGCGGAATTACGTGAAGACTTCCGTACCGACTATGACCAATCAGGAGCAATCGGTAAGCGATATCGCCGTCAGGATGAGGCGGGCACTCCATTCTGCGTTACCGTCGATTATGACAGCAAAGAAGACGGAACCGTTACCTTACGCTTCCGCGATTCTATGGAACAGGTGCGTATTCCCCGTACCGAACTTGCAAACCGAATTAGAACAGAAATAAAAAATTATACAAGAGCGTAGGCAATATTTTCCCGTATAATGCAGACGTACAGCATAACCAGCAGCACGAGTGTTATACGGGAAGCAACACTCTCTTACGCGGAGTTTTCTATGGCTAAAAAATATTCATATAGTGCAGAAGATCAATCTATTCTGTCGCCGATATTATATAAGTTTTTCGTTAATCCATTGGTAGCAATTTTACCTTATCGTGTACCGGCAAATTTTATTACATTTTCATCCTTTCTTTGTATTATTACTGCTTTTTGTGTTGCAGTACATGGGTACTATGTCGGAAGGTACGAGCACTGGTGGCTTATTCCAGTACTTGCACTGATTTATCTGACCGGCGATTGTGCCGATGGAAAGCAAGCCCGAAAAACAGGCACCGGTTCACCGCTTGGTGAATATTTTGACCATTTTTTAGACTGTTTTGTGACCGGTCTTTTAATGGGTATTCTGATGATATCTTTCAAGGTAACAAAACCGGCTCTCATTACAATAGGTTTCTTTAATCTATATGCCGGGCAAATCGGAAGTTTCTGGGAACGCTATAAGCGGCGGGTAATGTGCTTTGGAAAACTCGGATCCAATGAAGGAATCATTGCAATCGGTTTGACATCGTGGCTTATGTCAATACCGTCGATCCACGCGGCAGCAGACACAGTTCTCCTTTTCAATATAACAGGTGGAGAAGCTCTGATTATTACTATTATGACGGGAACAGCAATCTCCGCAATTCATTCAATTGTCCGATCTCGCGCAATTTCTGCCCGCCTCATTGCACATTTAATACTATCGTTCGCCGTTACCTACACAGCTGCCTATCTCTTTGGGAATAAGAATATAGTATATATCACGGGTGTGGTAAGTTTCTATAATGTATTTTTCCTTTCTTCGCTTTTAGCAGCAACCAACCTTGATAGCCGAGAATGCTTGCCGGATGTTATCATCCCTCTTTCATTCATATTATTCTTTTTGATCCCGAATTATACTTCACTTATTCAGCATATACAAATTGTATATTTGGTAGTGCGGGTTGCGATAAAATTTATCTCGTTTGTCAGAATAAACCGGCAGTATTGGTATTGGATTAATCCGCCGCCGCCGGATGAAGATCTTTCAGCAACGCGGTAATCCGATCGGGGTAGTCAGTAATAAGACTGTCTACCTCCATTTCAATCAGCTGCCGGTAATCGCACTGAATGCTGCCGAACCATGGATTGATGCGGATACCAGCCCGGTGCAAAGCCCCAACCAGTTCAGGCGTTACACAATAAGCTGATGGGTGATAACATTCGATACCGAGGTTCCGCACATACTGCTCAGGATGAATTTGCCAACTGTCTACCAATAATCCGCACGTTACCACCGGATCGATCTTCTTCATCCGCAGTACGCTTTCATGATTAAAAGACGAGACGATACAGCGATTAATCAGTTTATATTCCTTCATCAGTCGATACACAACTTCTTCAATTCCTTCATAGATAAAAACGCCCGTTTTTAATTCGATATTCGAAATGATGTGTGGCTGTTCCGCAATATATTCAAAATATTCTCGCAATGAAGGGATCGGAGCAAAATCTATCGTTTCGGGATGCGGCTTCGCGGCATTCAACGCTCTTAACTCACGATATGTTTTCTGCCCGACCAAACCCGTACCATCAGTCGTGCGGTCAACTGTTTCATCGTGAATAATAACCGCTTCACCATCTTTTGAAAGATGCACATCAAACTCTATCCCGTCACAGCCGGCTTCCACCGCTTTCCGAAAGGCAAGCATGGTGTTTTCAGGGTACCGGCTGCGGAATCCCCTGTGCGCAATATTAAGCATTGTTTTTTCCATCATGACGGGATTATAGCACAGAGGGGGCAATGATGTACACTTTTTAAGGTGAGCATGGCCATAGGTTGTTCTATTTTTCCTATTTCAGCCTACCGGTAGCTTGTGCAAGTGCACTCGCCGTTAAACCGTAGTCGGAAGTATACAATAGTTTTGCAGCCTCGGCATGAGCAAGGCTCGCGGTATACGCAGCCTCCAGAGATGGATATCCTTGAGCCGCTAATGCGGTAATCATCCCGCTCAAGACATCACCAGCCCCCGCTTTGGCGAGCGCATTGGTTCCAAGCGGGTTCACAAATACTTGGTTTCCGCAGCCAATCAGCGGATAAGCGCCTTTCAATACTAT from Treponema vincentii harbors:
- a CDS encoding DUF3368 domain-containing protein; translated protein: MIVISDTTPVISFLKIDRLDLLKTLFEVVQIPRSVFAELIGNTKYRDEAEIIKKSPFIQVIDNIDENYVSLLRRSTGLDLGESEAIYLSDNKKADLLLMDEVRGREVAIHMGIKIMGTIGILGLAYEDSLISKEEIKQAIDILRDSGRHISERLYEQLLHFIQRS
- a CDS encoding methyl-accepting chemotaxis protein; this encodes MKKALSIRFRLLRAITITIISIIGFISAVVGYELYKRNTALFNEFTAQQFFNVEKSINLLMQKGENVVTMLASHPAVRGADDTIYNYTIEAQKSGRIYTHTGKTEQELVTLFKAIEESFSEFQDVYMGTRWGGIATSWSGEDELGYDPRQRSWYKQAAEANGAIVITPVYIATDGTPVVAVAKAIKDGNGTLLGCVGVDINLSDLTSFISSVKIGNTGYCMLVQDDGMILADAAHSAFISKNLSDVDAAFAKITQKKEGSVFITLDGKQRKAYIFPFPELRWKLIVIVEQREILSLFYALVRIMILIGLLMFVIYFTLAIIAARALKRYFARLESMFEKIAAGDLTDRVAVKRNNEIGRLMTNLNMAIEHTHTMLTVLKEEADKMTAIGSDLSSNMEETAAAVKQISSNATTVKEKALMQAAGVTETAAAGEQIQGKLNLLVEGITRQSESITQSSALITRTAENMLRINKILSQNDELIKTVYGQMKAGTDGARAANEFVKKIAERSEALLEASQVIQNIASQTNLLAMNAAIEAAHAGESGKGFAVVADEIRKLAEESNMQGKQIGAVIKESTEIIAQVSEAGIQAEKTFTDVYGLISNISEKEDSIVDLMREQEENGTQVLSAIETINKVTKDVSTASIEMLEGGKQIAEEMQKLAEITRETTDSMTEIASGAEQITDAVEEVVSITEQNKTSIDHLAQEVGKFKIN
- a CDS encoding HAD family hydrolase; the protein is MSGGRPTGALGGKMLFVFDLDGTLLNSKKEISESNKKAVQKLYLAGHKIVIATARPPRSIDSKIKKIGVSTDNIYYNGALVRCFDGVTFSHFIEKNIFKEVFYYIKENDKSAVISIEDNDTWFSCFNFDFKNFYSVKDAPEIITEAELLQKNPNKILINSYSNLNYLNEKFNNICNIIETDSKTLIQIMNKNASKEKSINEISKKYKISSNDIYCFGDDFNDIEMFKFYKNTVAMGNAISELKTIAKFVTETNDNDGIAKFLVEKGFIA
- a CDS encoding PIN domain-containing protein; the protein is MSKIFIDTNILVYTLDSKDSYKQAKARKIMEKVVNLHQPVISTQVLKEFYVVATTKLKADRIIVKNIIHNFCNIEIVQNDLELIEQAIDISVILQLSFWDSLIVAAAEKAKCEYIISEDLNSGQTYRGVMVINPFKEDVF
- a CDS encoding ABC transporter permease; protein product: MLEDFINAFGNFRSKKLRTVLSLLGIAIGVTVVTVISNIGSSMKVSMAKLFNLDTMNMIQIEPRWDFDKQKYHIKLTEKYRNALEKNVPLVKDVFYSGLFNATVSHNSFYLKNQRIVGIEYGALEANGYEWSYGKSFSLDDFANRRHKIILVEDEAKVLFPEGNAIGKRVTLTVPYNQGRQFIPFSFEVCGVVKPRNRFSSIGSFMVPRSFVTEDMGIGKNDSDLASVQIYDPAYIDKATAQIKAFSDSFAKAENTLWTFSEKDILNQINSQIALISVVLTVIAVMSLLVGGINIMNIMLVTVTERKKEIGIRKALGASEAVIRNQFLVESATLSLTGGIFGMLLGGGLSMLLVQTVFQSDNFKMVFSPNISGSVIAFAVSITIGIFFGLRPAVKAARLDPVKALAD
- a CDS encoding ABC transporter permease; the protein is MFEDILSALQNFRHNKMRTLLSLLGIMIGVCSVVITMNLSRSLEASVALVFKDFSSSIVAVWPSSWRNSAITFNDRYADMLKKKIPQIKRVFWFDSFNAAVMRGRLNAGTKECFGVEYGYMEAQKWHLEYGTGFTASDFMSGAQKVIIGEDIAKGLFPEGSAVGKTLTLSVDNGNAAPLLFTCTVIGVLKTKQTTVGQMQRFVLIPHSFIRLQFGRKEADSVDVELYDTVMDIEAVEEAIKAASDEYANSKNAVRIWSAQSMQKQVQSSLAMIAAVLSGIAGLSLLIGGVGIMNIMLVTVAERRQEIGIRKAIGATTGAILSQFLTESAAISIVGGGIGLAAGFLISLVAVTPILSQFSGGSDVVLSFNMRGALMAFLISAGAGIFFGLYPAWQAGKLDPVKALEET